In Desulfovibrio sp. 86, the following proteins share a genomic window:
- a CDS encoding DJ-1/PfpI family protein: MIMKKILVLAGDYVEDYEVMVPFQMLLMLGYDVHAVCPGKKPGDVVRTAIHDFEGDQTYSEKRGHNFSINHDFDKVNTADYVGLVIPGGRAPEYLRLNPRILEIVREFDAAKKPIAAVCHGPQILVSAGVLKNRTCTAYPAVKPDVVDAGAMWGELNETLTNAVVDGHIVTAPAWPAHPAWIAAFAKLLGAKISI, from the coding sequence ATGATTATGAAAAAAATTCTGGTACTGGCCGGTGATTATGTTGAAGACTACGAAGTAATGGTGCCTTTCCAGATGCTGCTTATGCTGGGTTATGACGTGCATGCCGTCTGCCCCGGCAAAAAACCCGGTGATGTCGTGCGGACCGCCATACACGATTTTGAGGGTGATCAGACATATTCTGAAAAACGCGGCCATAATTTTTCCATCAACCATGATTTTGACAAGGTGAATACCGCCGATTACGTGGGGCTGGTCATTCCCGGCGGGCGCGCGCCCGAATATCTGCGTCTGAATCCGCGTATTCTTGAAATTGTGCGCGAGTTTGACGCTGCTAAAAAGCCCATTGCCGCAGTGTGCCACGGCCCGCAGATACTGGTTTCTGCCGGGGTGTTGAAAAACCGCACCTGCACGGCGTACCCCGCCGTGAAACCCGATGTGGTGGACGCTGGCGCCATGTGGGGCGAGCTTAACGAAACCCTCACCAATGCGGTTGTGGATGGCCATATCGTCACCGCTCCGGCCTGGCCCGCCCATCCCGCCTGGATTGCGGCTTTTGCCAAGCTGCTTGGCGCCAAGATCTCTATCTAA
- a CDS encoding FmdB family zinc ribbon protein: protein MPMFDFTCTGCGNVFEDLVFGDEAPVCPKCGAATQRQMSVPSPLKTGAFPFKPGPVRPMSKTPPPCAAGGCPSGGCGTSGGTGGGLS, encoded by the coding sequence ATGCCCATGTTTGACTTTACCTGCACTGGTTGCGGCAATGTATTTGAAGATCTGGTTTTTGGCGATGAAGCCCCCGTCTGCCCCAAGTGCGGTGCAGCCACCCAAAGGCAAATGAGCGTTCCAAGCCCGCTCAAGACCGGCGCTTTTCCCTTCAAGCCCGGCCCGGTGCGCCCCATGAGCAAGACCCCTCCCCCATGTGCCGCAGGCGGCTGCCCTTCCGGCGGCTGCGGAACAAGCGGCGGAACGGGAGGCGGCCTTTCCTGA